A window from Micromonospora profundi encodes these proteins:
- a CDS encoding Gfo/Idh/MocA family protein encodes MTRWGILATGQIASRFAEDLRLVPDAELVAVGSRSVETAKLFAERYGAQRAHGSWVELAADPDVDVIYVATPHAAHHEAALTCLTAGKPVLLEKPFTLDLATSTDVVDTARAAGVFLMEAMWMRVNPLILRAVQLIGDGAIGTVRNVRADFGVAGPFPPEHRMRNAALGGGALLDLGIYPISLAHLLLGVPQHVRSWAKLGPEGTDENTGILFGYDSGALATLSCGMVGASELTASITGSTGRIDLPEPFFRPGSLTLHRDGVEPETITTEIVGNGYQHEAIEVQRCLAAGLTESPLVPHTTTLEVMALLDAIREQIGVRYE; translated from the coding sequence ATGACTCGTTGGGGCATCCTCGCCACCGGCCAAATCGCCAGCCGTTTCGCCGAAGACCTCCGGCTGGTGCCGGACGCCGAACTGGTCGCTGTCGGCTCCCGCAGCGTCGAGACCGCCAAGCTCTTCGCCGAGCGGTACGGCGCACAGCGCGCGCACGGTTCGTGGGTGGAGTTGGCCGCCGATCCGGACGTCGACGTGATCTACGTGGCGACTCCGCACGCCGCGCATCACGAGGCAGCCCTGACCTGCCTGACCGCCGGCAAGCCGGTGCTGCTGGAGAAGCCGTTCACCCTCGATCTCGCCACCAGCACCGACGTGGTGGACACCGCCCGCGCCGCCGGGGTCTTCCTCATGGAGGCCATGTGGATGCGGGTGAATCCGCTGATCCTGCGGGCGGTACAGCTCATCGGGGACGGGGCGATCGGCACGGTGCGCAACGTCCGCGCCGACTTCGGGGTGGCCGGGCCGTTCCCGCCGGAGCACCGCATGCGCAACGCGGCGCTGGGCGGAGGTGCGCTGCTCGACCTGGGGATCTACCCGATCAGCTTGGCCCACCTGCTGCTCGGCGTGCCGCAGCACGTCCGTTCGTGGGCGAAGCTCGGCCCGGAGGGCACGGACGAGAACACCGGCATCCTGTTCGGCTACGACAGTGGGGCGCTTGCCACCCTGAGCTGCGGCATGGTCGGCGCGAGTGAGCTGACCGCCTCGATCACCGGCAGCACCGGCCGCATCGACCTGCCGGAGCCCTTCTTCCGGCCGGGTTCGTTGACCCTGCACCGGGACGGCGTCGAGCCGGAGACGATCACCACCGAGATCGTCGGCAACGGCTACCAGCACGAGGCGATCGAGGTGCAGCGCTGCCTGGCCGCCGGGCTGACCGAGAGCCCGCTGGTGCCGCACACCACCACCCTCGAGGTGATGGCCCTGCTGGACGCGATCCGCGAGCAGATCGGCGTGCGCTACGAGTGA
- a CDS encoding DUF47 domain-containing protein — protein sequence MKFSFRPTEGAFYELFTRAAQNLVRGTALLNELALPGVDVQSVSERLTEVEHDSDQITHDLYKKINSTFITPFDREDIYRLGSLLDDVMDHLEAVGDLLYLYGLTELPALPRELHEMVNVLDQQAKLTADAMPRLKSMKDLEDYWIECNRLENEGDRINRQLLVRLFSGEYDALTVLKMKEVADELEAACDAFEHVANTVETIAVKES from the coding sequence GTGAAGTTTTCCTTCCGCCCCACCGAGGGCGCCTTCTACGAGCTCTTCACCAGGGCTGCGCAGAACCTGGTCCGGGGCACGGCGCTGCTTAACGAACTGGCCCTTCCAGGTGTCGACGTCCAGTCGGTCAGCGAGCGGCTGACCGAGGTCGAGCACGACAGCGACCAGATCACGCACGATCTCTACAAGAAGATCAACTCGACGTTCATCACGCCGTTCGACAGGGAGGACATCTACCGGCTCGGCTCGCTGCTCGACGACGTGATGGACCACCTCGAGGCCGTCGGCGACCTGCTCTACCTGTACGGGCTGACCGAGCTGCCGGCGCTGCCCCGCGAGCTGCACGAGATGGTCAACGTCCTCGACCAGCAGGCGAAGCTCACCGCCGACGCGATGCCCCGGCTGAAGTCGATGAAGGACCTCGAGGACTACTGGATCGAGTGCAACCGGCTGGAGAACGAGGGCGACCGGATCAACCGGCAGCTGCTCGTCCGGCTCTTCTCCGGCGAGTACGACGCGCTGACGGTGCTCAAGATGAAGGAGGTCGCCGACGAACTGGAGGCCGCCTGCGACGCCTTCGAGCACGTGGCCAACACCGTAGAGACCATCGCGGTCAAGGAGTCCTGA
- a CDS encoding NUDIX hydrolase, whose amino-acid sequence MTIDSDGFAAPAALVEHARRFQAEGGTPAVPRVAATVLLLRPTDTDFEVYVIRRVASMTFGGVYAFPGGGVDRSDSEAHLDWAGPPPTGWAQRLGVDPDAAQAVVCAAAREVFEEAGVLLAGPDPATVVGDVSGDDWEAARQDLEGRRLGFAALLADRRLTLRSDLLLPWSRWITPEFEPRRFDTYFFVALLPAGQRTRDVSGEADHTLWIRPADALARHAAGELTMLPPTLVTLEQVAAAGDLAGVARAAADRDAATPITPRLDLPPDGEPRFVLG is encoded by the coding sequence ATGACGATCGACAGCGACGGCTTCGCCGCACCGGCCGCCCTGGTCGAGCACGCCCGCCGGTTCCAGGCCGAGGGTGGCACCCCGGCGGTGCCGCGGGTCGCGGCCACAGTGCTGCTGCTGCGTCCGACCGACACCGACTTCGAGGTGTACGTCATCCGCCGGGTCGCGTCGATGACCTTCGGCGGGGTGTACGCCTTCCCCGGCGGTGGGGTCGACCGCTCCGACTCCGAGGCGCACCTGGACTGGGCGGGCCCGCCGCCGACCGGATGGGCGCAGCGACTGGGGGTCGACCCGGACGCCGCCCAGGCGGTCGTCTGCGCAGCGGCCCGCGAGGTCTTCGAGGAGGCCGGCGTGCTGCTGGCCGGCCCGGACCCGGCGACAGTGGTGGGCGACGTCAGCGGCGACGACTGGGAGGCCGCCCGGCAGGACCTGGAGGGGCGCCGGCTGGGCTTCGCGGCGCTGCTCGCCGACCGTCGGCTGACGCTGCGATCGGACCTGCTGCTGCCGTGGAGCCGGTGGATCACACCCGAGTTCGAGCCGCGCCGCTTCGACACGTACTTCTTCGTGGCCCTGCTGCCCGCGGGGCAGCGGACCCGGGACGTCTCCGGCGAGGCCGACCACACCCTCTGGATCCGTCCGGCGGACGCGCTGGCCCGCCACGCGGCGGGCGAGTTGACGATGCTGCCGCCGACCCTTGTCACGCTGGAGCAGGTCGCGGCTGCCGGCGACCTGGCCGGAGTGGCGCGGGCGGCGGCCGACCGGGACGCCGCCACGCCGATCACCCCACGCCTGGACCTCCCGCCCGACGGCGAACCCCGCTTCGTGCTCGGCTGA
- the pstC gene encoding phosphate ABC transporter permease subunit PstC has protein sequence MGETPHRSADAGTGGTQVTQSHEWPAGASAHVAEAPVSTRSPGSGGLGGGGALPRSRKFGAERAFRGLTLAAGTTVLVIIAAIAIFLVAKAVPALRANTENFWSYEGWSPNDTEPKFGIGALAFGTVLSSALALLVAVPVALGIALYLSHYAPRRLGTALGFLIDLLAAVPSVVFGLWGRDVFSGPVRDFSIWLNQHFSWIPLFGGDGPFGASVMLGALVLAIMVLPIITSLSREVFLQTPTANEEAALALGATRWEMLRTAVLPYGRPGIIAAVMLGLGRALGETIALALTLGITFGISFNLIQNGGNTIAANIANAFGEANETGRGALIASGLVLFTITLIVNITARAIIYRRREFTESAA, from the coding sequence ATGGGTGAAACCCCTCACCGCTCGGCCGACGCCGGCACCGGCGGGACGCAAGTGACCCAGAGTCACGAGTGGCCCGCCGGTGCCTCGGCGCACGTGGCCGAGGCACCAGTCAGCACCCGTTCCCCGGGCAGCGGGGGGCTGGGCGGCGGCGGCGCGTTGCCGCGCAGCCGTAAGTTCGGCGCCGAGCGGGCCTTCCGCGGTCTCACCCTGGCCGCCGGCACCACCGTTCTGGTCATCATCGCCGCCATCGCGATCTTCCTGGTCGCGAAGGCGGTGCCGGCCCTGCGCGCCAACACCGAGAACTTCTGGTCCTACGAGGGCTGGTCCCCCAACGACACCGAGCCGAAGTTCGGCATCGGTGCCCTCGCCTTCGGCACCGTCCTCAGCTCGGCACTCGCGCTGCTCGTGGCGGTTCCGGTGGCGCTGGGCATCGCGCTCTACCTCTCGCACTACGCTCCCCGCCGGCTGGGCACCGCACTCGGCTTCCTGATCGACCTGCTCGCCGCCGTACCCAGCGTGGTCTTCGGCCTCTGGGGGCGCGACGTCTTCAGCGGCCCGGTCCGGGACTTCTCGATCTGGCTCAACCAGCACTTCAGCTGGATCCCGCTCTTCGGCGGCGACGGCCCGTTCGGCGCCTCCGTCATGCTGGGCGCCCTGGTGCTCGCGATCATGGTGCTGCCGATCATCACCTCGCTGTCGCGTGAGGTGTTCCTCCAGACGCCGACGGCGAACGAGGAGGCCGCCCTTGCTCTGGGCGCCACCCGCTGGGAGATGCTCCGCACCGCGGTACTCCCCTACGGTCGCCCCGGCATCATCGCCGCCGTGATGCTCGGTCTGGGCCGGGCGCTAGGCGAGACCATCGCCCTGGCGCTGACCCTCGGCATCACCTTCGGCATCTCGTTCAACCTGATCCAGAACGGCGGTAACACCATCGCCGCCAACATCGCCAACGCGTTCGGCGAGGCGAACGAGACCGGCCGGGGCGCGCTGATCGCCTCCGGTCTGGTGCTGTTCACCATCACGCTGATCGTCAACATCACGGCGCGGGCGATCATCTACCGCCGCCGGGAGTTCACGGAGTCGGCCGCATGA
- the pstA gene encoding phosphate ABC transporter permease PstA: MTTTATSHRTRPPAQPDSLRARRLPRYAAPAIAVAALALSAVIVYGAGLGGPVLVIVLGAILYLVGLFGAANAVEGRRSARNRTWSALIHSAFVLAVLPLVSVVWTLVSKGAERLDVNFFQTSMNNIGARDANGGAYHAIVGTLEQVGIATLITVPLGILCAIYIVEYGRGKFAFAIRFFVDVMTGIPSIVSGLFVLAFWVLIVSPWFNDGRPSFSGFAAALALSVLMLPTIVRSTEEMLRLVPAPLREGAYALGVPKWKTILKVVLPTALPGIVTGVMLAIARAAGETAPVLLVAGGGAAINVNPFENNQSSLSLFVYQQASDASRYAPARAWTAALTLVALVLVLTIAAKLLARRNRLGR; this comes from the coding sequence ATGACCACAACCGCCACTTCCCACCGCACCCGTCCGCCGGCCCAGCCCGACTCGCTGCGGGCACGCCGGCTGCCCCGGTACGCCGCACCGGCAATCGCCGTCGCGGCCCTGGCGCTCTCCGCCGTGATCGTCTACGGCGCCGGCCTCGGCGGCCCGGTCCTCGTGATCGTCCTCGGCGCGATCCTCTACCTGGTGGGGCTCTTCGGCGCCGCCAACGCCGTCGAGGGACGCCGATCGGCCCGGAACCGCACCTGGAGCGCGCTGATCCACTCCGCGTTCGTGCTGGCGGTGCTGCCACTCGTGTCGGTGGTCTGGACGCTCGTCAGCAAGGGCGCCGAGCGGCTGGACGTCAACTTCTTCCAGACCTCGATGAACAACATCGGGGCGCGTGACGCGAACGGCGGCGCGTACCACGCGATCGTCGGGACGCTTGAGCAGGTCGGCATCGCCACCCTGATCACCGTGCCGCTCGGCATCCTCTGCGCCATCTACATCGTCGAGTACGGCCGGGGCAAGTTCGCCTTCGCGATCCGGTTCTTCGTGGACGTGATGACGGGCATCCCGTCGATCGTCTCCGGCCTCTTCGTGCTGGCGTTCTGGGTGCTGATCGTCTCGCCGTGGTTCAACGACGGCCGGCCGAGCTTCTCCGGTTTCGCCGCCGCGCTCGCGCTGAGCGTGCTGATGCTGCCCACCATCGTGAGGTCAACCGAGGAGATGCTCCGCCTCGTTCCCGCGCCGCTGCGCGAGGGCGCGTACGCGCTCGGCGTACCCAAGTGGAAGACCATCCTGAAGGTGGTCCTGCCGACCGCGCTGCCCGGCATCGTCACCGGCGTCATGCTCGCCATCGCCCGCGCGGCCGGCGAGACCGCGCCGGTGCTGCTGGTCGCCGGCGGCGGTGCCGCGATCAACGTCAACCCGTTCGAGAACAACCAGTCGTCGCTGTCCCTCTTCGTCTACCAGCAGGCAAGTGACGCGTCGCGGTACGCGCCGGCGCGGGCGTGGACCGCAGCGCTCACGCTTGTCGCCCTCGTACTCGTCCTGACGATCGCGGCGAAGCTGCTGGCCCGTCGCAACCGGCTCGGCCGATGA
- the pstB gene encoding phosphate ABC transporter ATP-binding protein PstB translates to MAKRVEASNVTAYYGGFKAIENINLTVEPKTVTALIGPSGCGKSTFLRSINRMHEVLPGARVEGSLTVDDQDIYDRDVDVTAVRRMIGMVFQRPNPFPTMSIFENVVAGLKLNGVRKKSILEEAAEKALRSANLWDEVKDRLGKPGAGLSGGQQQRLCIARTIAVEPQVVLMDEPCSALDPISTLAIEDLMFQLKDKFTIIIVTHNMQQAARVSDRTAFFSIEKTGDPGRLIEYDNTQKIFSNPGVKKTEDYITGRFG, encoded by the coding sequence ATGGCCAAGCGTGTCGAAGCCTCGAACGTCACCGCGTACTACGGCGGTTTCAAGGCGATCGAGAACATCAACCTGACCGTCGAGCCGAAGACGGTCACCGCCCTGATCGGCCCGTCCGGTTGCGGCAAGTCCACGTTCCTGCGGTCGATCAACCGGATGCACGAGGTGCTGCCGGGCGCCCGGGTCGAGGGCAGCCTGACCGTCGACGACCAGGACATCTACGACCGGGACGTGGACGTCACAGCTGTCCGGCGCATGATCGGGATGGTGTTCCAACGGCCGAACCCGTTCCCCACCATGAGCATCTTCGAGAACGTGGTGGCCGGGCTGAAGCTCAACGGCGTCCGGAAGAAGTCGATCCTGGAGGAGGCGGCCGAGAAGGCGCTGCGCTCGGCGAACCTGTGGGACGAGGTCAAGGACCGGCTGGGCAAGCCCGGCGCGGGCCTCTCCGGCGGTCAGCAGCAGCGACTGTGCATCGCGCGGACCATCGCGGTCGAGCCGCAGGTCGTCCTCATGGACGAGCCGTGCTCGGCCCTGGACCCGATCTCCACGCTGGCGATCGAGGACCTGATGTTCCAGCTCAAGGACAAGTTCACGATCATCATCGTGACCCACAACATGCAGCAGGCCGCTCGGGTGTCGGACCGGACCGCCTTCTTCTCGATCGAGAAGACCGGCGACCCGGGCCGCCTCATCGAGTACGACAACACGCAGAAGATCTTCAGCAACCCCGGCGTGAAGAAGACCGAGGACTACATCACCGGCCGCTTCGGCTGA
- a CDS encoding PPK2 family polyphosphate kinase encodes MSAPQHGQIVAPDGGSVRKLLRVTAPVDLAAIDPRSTPGLPPTEVTGERPKTWARDQVELVGGELGRQQEMLYAMATAASDRPAHRVLLVLQAMDCGGKDGTIKRVAGAMNPLGLHIRSFGPPTPQELRHDFLWRIRRALPPPGYVGMFNRSHYEDVLIARVGSLVPEATWRARYDEINSFERELADGGVTLVKVMLHISYAEQGERLLERLTDPRKHWKYNPSDVDARAQWDDYQAAYAEALSRCGTDAAPWFVVPADRKWYRDWAVAHLLRETFDTLNLGYPPADFDVAHERDRLSVGGAGRSGPQMNSR; translated from the coding sequence ATGAGCGCACCCCAGCACGGGCAGATCGTGGCGCCGGACGGCGGATCCGTGCGGAAGCTGTTGCGGGTCACCGCGCCGGTGGACCTCGCGGCGATCGACCCCCGGTCCACCCCCGGGCTGCCGCCGACCGAGGTGACCGGGGAACGCCCCAAGACCTGGGCCCGTGACCAGGTCGAACTCGTCGGCGGCGAGTTGGGCAGGCAGCAGGAGATGCTGTACGCGATGGCCACGGCCGCCTCGGACCGTCCGGCGCACCGGGTGCTGCTGGTGCTCCAGGCGATGGACTGCGGCGGCAAGGACGGCACGATCAAGCGGGTGGCCGGCGCGATGAACCCGCTGGGCCTGCACATCCGGTCGTTCGGTCCGCCGACGCCGCAGGAGCTACGGCACGACTTCCTGTGGCGGATCCGTCGGGCGCTGCCGCCGCCCGGGTACGTCGGAATGTTCAACAGGTCACACTACGAGGACGTGCTGATCGCCCGGGTCGGCTCGCTGGTGCCGGAGGCCACCTGGCGAGCCCGCTACGACGAAATCAACTCCTTCGAGCGGGAGCTGGCCGACGGCGGGGTGACCCTGGTGAAGGTGATGCTGCACATCTCGTACGCCGAGCAGGGCGAGCGCCTGCTGGAGCGGCTCACCGACCCGCGTAAGCACTGGAAGTACAACCCGTCGGACGTCGATGCCCGGGCGCAGTGGGACGACTACCAGGCTGCGTACGCCGAGGCCCTGAGCCGGTGCGGCACGGACGCCGCGCCCTGGTTCGTGGTGCCGGCGGACCGCAAGTGGTACCGGGACTGGGCGGTGGCCCACCTGCTGAGAGAGACGTTCGACACGCTGAATCTCGGGTATCCGCCTGCCGATTTCGACGTGGCGCACGAGCGCGACCGATTGAGTGTCGGGGGAGCGGGGCGGTCGGGACCGCAGATGAACAGCAGGTGA
- the pstS gene encoding phosphate ABC transporter substrate-binding protein PstS, with the protein MKLQRYGAIAGLALAATLGLSACGSDNNEPAAGAGASGSAAAIDCATGTLNAQGSSAQKNAMAEWIKAYQQKCQGTTVNYEPTGSGAGIQAFIAGTADFAGSDSALKPEEQPQADAKCVDGKAIHLPMVIGPVAVAYNISGVDNLQLKPATLAKIFAGKVTKWDDPAIKADNPDAKLPATTIQTVHRSDESGTTDNFTKFLSKTAEADWTLGNAKAWKGPGGTGAKGSDGVASRVKGAEGSIGYMEWSFAENAGLKMSKIGNGNGEFAALTAETAGKTIAGAEVEGQGDDLKLKIDYNTKEAGAYPIVLATYEIVCSKGLAADKLQLVKGLLGYAASAEGQNSLTDLGYAPLPETVRTKVESAVKNLS; encoded by the coding sequence GTGAAGCTCCAGCGGTACGGCGCTATTGCCGGCCTCGCCCTCGCCGCGACGCTCGGCCTCAGCGCATGCGGCTCGGACAACAACGAGCCCGCTGCCGGTGCCGGCGCTTCGGGCTCGGCCGCCGCGATCGACTGCGCTACCGGAACGCTGAACGCCCAGGGCTCGTCGGCGCAGAAGAACGCCATGGCCGAGTGGATCAAGGCGTACCAGCAGAAGTGCCAGGGCACCACTGTCAACTACGAGCCGACCGGTTCCGGCGCCGGCATCCAGGCGTTCATCGCCGGGACCGCCGACTTCGCCGGCTCGGACTCCGCGTTGAAGCCGGAGGAGCAGCCGCAGGCCGACGCCAAGTGCGTCGACGGCAAGGCCATTCACCTGCCGATGGTGATCGGCCCGGTGGCCGTCGCCTACAACATCAGCGGCGTGGACAACCTCCAGCTCAAGCCGGCCACCTTGGCGAAGATCTTCGCCGGCAAGGTCACCAAGTGGGACGACCCGGCCATCAAGGCCGACAACCCGGACGCCAAGCTGCCGGCGACCACGATCCAGACCGTGCACCGCTCGGACGAGTCGGGCACCACCGACAACTTCACCAAGTTCCTCTCCAAGACCGCCGAGGCCGACTGGACGCTCGGCAACGCCAAGGCGTGGAAGGGCCCGGGCGGCACCGGCGCCAAGGGCTCGGACGGCGTGGCCAGCCGGGTCAAGGGCGCCGAGGGCTCCATCGGCTACATGGAGTGGTCGTTCGCCGAGAACGCCGGCCTCAAGATGTCCAAGATCGGCAACGGTAACGGTGAGTTCGCCGCGCTGACCGCCGAGACGGCAGGCAAGACCATCGCCGGTGCCGAGGTCGAGGGCCAGGGCGACGACCTCAAGCTGAAGATCGACTACAACACCAAGGAGGCCGGGGCCTACCCGATCGTCCTGGCGACGTACGAGATCGTCTGCAGCAAGGGCCTCGCGGCCGACAAGTTGCAGCTGGTCAAGGGGCTGCTGGGCTACGCCGCCAGCGCCGAGGGCCAGAACTCGCTTACCGACCTGGGCTACGCCCCGCTGCCGGAGACGGTTCGCACCAAGGTCGAGTCCGCGGTCAAGAACCTCTCCTGA
- a CDS encoding inorganic phosphate transporter, which translates to MTPELIAVLAVIAVALVFDYTNGFHDAANAIATSVSTRALTPRIALGLAAVGNFIGAHFGAGVAKTVGDGLVTLPTGVSSLGVVFAGVLGAIAWNLITWYFGLPSSSSHALFGGLVGATLLSTGGIVQWVTIGEKVILPMVLSPIVGLTLGYLVMLAILWLFRKGQPGKLNRGFRWAQTASAAAMSVGHGMQDAAKTMGIVVLALYTGGFQESKTHIPGWVFWTSATMLALGTYAGGWRIIRTLGRKIIDLGPPEGFAAETVASAVLYFNALVLKAPISTTHTITSAIMGVGATKRLSAVRWNVAGNIVLAWIITFPAAALIACVAYLLVRPIFG; encoded by the coding sequence CTGACGCCCGAACTCATCGCCGTGCTGGCGGTGATCGCGGTGGCCCTGGTGTTCGACTACACCAACGGCTTCCACGACGCTGCCAACGCGATCGCGACAAGCGTCTCCACCCGGGCGCTGACACCTCGGATCGCCCTCGGGCTCGCCGCGGTGGGTAACTTCATCGGCGCCCACTTCGGCGCCGGGGTGGCGAAGACCGTCGGCGACGGCCTGGTGACCCTGCCCACCGGGGTCAGCAGTCTCGGTGTGGTGTTCGCCGGGGTGCTCGGTGCCATCGCCTGGAACCTGATCACCTGGTACTTCGGCCTGCCGTCGTCGTCCTCGCACGCGCTCTTCGGCGGTCTGGTCGGCGCGACCCTGCTGTCCACCGGCGGCATCGTCCAGTGGGTCACAATCGGCGAGAAGGTCATCCTGCCGATGGTGCTGTCGCCGATCGTCGGTCTGACCCTCGGTTACCTGGTGATGCTCGCCATCCTCTGGCTGTTCCGTAAGGGGCAGCCGGGCAAGCTCAACCGGGGCTTCCGCTGGGCGCAGACCGCTTCGGCCGCCGCCATGTCGGTCGGCCACGGCATGCAGGACGCCGCCAAGACCATGGGCATCGTGGTGCTCGCGCTCTACACCGGCGGTTTCCAGGAGAGCAAGACGCACATCCCCGGCTGGGTCTTCTGGACCTCGGCGACGATGCTGGCACTGGGGACGTACGCCGGTGGTTGGCGGATCATCCGCACGCTCGGTCGCAAGATCATCGACCTTGGCCCCCCGGAGGGTTTCGCCGCCGAGACGGTGGCCAGCGCGGTGCTCTACTTCAACGCGCTTGTGTTGAAGGCGCCGATCTCCACGACCCACACGATCACCTCGGCGATCATGGGTGTGGGCGCGACGAAGCGGCTCTCCGCGGTCCGCTGGAACGTCGCCGGCAACATCGTGCTCGCCTGGATCATCACGTTCCCGGCGGCCGCGCTCATCGCCTGCGTCGCCTACCTGCTGGTCCGGCCGATCTTCGGCTGA